In the genome of Amaranthus tricolor cultivar Red isolate AtriRed21 chromosome 15, ASM2621246v1, whole genome shotgun sequence, one region contains:
- the LOC130801783 gene encoding GDT1-like protein 1, chloroplastic isoform X2, with protein sequence MMLSTSPQTLFGCFTASNYGGRLFDYSLTSFSLRRRIPCALQSRALSKRYNSMREEDFRLFAQKVWEGSSKLERRPDENDNQLKAANMLKDVHDFGASYPSTLNMCRADDIVAAMDTSSLDKRTQQLLKFVFLFGILTFQGVQNASATSSFMDNLQSDNFFGDLSDISTGFTSAFLLIFFSELGDKTFFIAALLAARNSAAIVFTGTFGALAIMTIISVILGRTFHYIDGVIPFSFGGSDLPIDDIAAVCLLVYFGVTTLIDATSSDSQKAEDEQKEAELAVSDFSGNGAGILAAASTIASTFVLVFVAEWGDKSFFSTIALAAASSPLGVIGGALAGHGVATLLAVAGGSLLGTFLSEKVISYVGGVLFLVFAGITLVEIIQVKCIMH encoded by the exons ATGATGCTCTCGACATCTCCTCAAACGCTTTTTGGATGTTTTACAGCATCCAATTACGGAGGAAGATTATTCGATTATTCTCTTACTTCTTTCTCCTTACGTCGTCGAATTCCCTGCGCTTTACAATCGAG GGCACTAAGCAAGAGGTACAACTCTATGCGAGAAGAAGATTTTCGactttttgcacaaaaagtgtgGGAAGGGTCCAGTAAACTT GAGCGCAGGCCTGATGAAAATGATAATCAGCTCAAAGCTGCAAACATGCTCAAGGATGTTCATGATTTTGGTGCTTCATATCCATCTACTTTAAATATGTGTAGAGCAGATGACATTGTTGCTGCTATGGACACATCAAGTCTCGATAAAAGAACTCAGCAGTTACTAAAGTTTGTCTTTCTCTTTGGGATACTCACATTCCAGGGTGTTCAAAATGCAAGCGCTACATCGAGTTTTATGGATAACTTGCAGTCCGATAACTTCTTTGGGGACCTTAGTGACATTAGCACAGGTTTCACTTCA GCATTCTTGTTGATCTTCTTTTCTGAACTTGGAGACAAAACCTTCTTTATTGCA GCATTGTTAGCTGCCAGAAATTCTGCGGCAATTGTTTTCACTGGCACTTTTGGTGCACTTGC GATCATGACTATTATATCTGTGATACTTGGAAGAACTTTTCACTATATTGACGGTGTCATTCCTTTCAG TTTTGGTGGAAGTGACTTGCCTATTGATGACATTGCTGCAGTCTGTCTCCTT GTGTATTTTGGGGTCACCACACTTATTGATGCTACCTCAAGCGACAGTCAGAAGGCTGAAGATGAACAGAAAGAG GCTGAGCTGGCAGTTTCTGATTTTTCTGGAAATGGAGCTGGTATCCTAGCTGCTGCTAGCACAATCGCTAGTACGTTTGTATTGGTTTTTGTTGCTGAATGGGGTGACAAATCATTCTTCTCAACAATAG CGCTTGCTGCAGCCTCGTCACCACTTGGAGTCATAGGTGGAGCTCTTGCTGGTCATGGAGTAGCAACCTTG CTTGCTGTTGCTGGGGGATCATTGCTGGGTACCTTCTTGTCCGAAAAA GTCATTTCATACGTTGGAGGTGTTCTTTTTCTGGTTTTTGCCGGTATAACATTGGTAGAGATAATTCAAG TGAAGTGCATTATGCactaa
- the LOC130801783 gene encoding GDT1-like protein 1, chloroplastic isoform X3, with amino-acid sequence MMLSTSPQTLFGCFTASNYGGRLFDYSLTSFSLRRRIPCALQSRALSKRYNSMREEDFRLFAQKVWEGSSKLERRPDENDNQLKAANMLKDVHDFGASYPSTLNMCRADDIVAAMDTSSLDKRTQQLLKFVFLFGILTFQGVQNASATSSFMDNLQSDNFFGDLSDISTGFTSAFLLIFFSELGDKTFFIAALLAARNSAAIVFTGTFGALAIMTIISVILGRTFHYIDGVIPFSFGGSDLPIDDIAAVCLLVYFGVTTLIDATSSDSQKAEDEQKEAELAVSDFSGNGAGILAAASTIASTFVLVFVAEWGDKSFFSTIALAAASSPLGVIGGALAGHGVATLLAVAGGSLLGTFLSEKVISYVGGVLFLVFAGITLVEIIQER; translated from the exons ATGATGCTCTCGACATCTCCTCAAACGCTTTTTGGATGTTTTACAGCATCCAATTACGGAGGAAGATTATTCGATTATTCTCTTACTTCTTTCTCCTTACGTCGTCGAATTCCCTGCGCTTTACAATCGAG GGCACTAAGCAAGAGGTACAACTCTATGCGAGAAGAAGATTTTCGactttttgcacaaaaagtgtgGGAAGGGTCCAGTAAACTT GAGCGCAGGCCTGATGAAAATGATAATCAGCTCAAAGCTGCAAACATGCTCAAGGATGTTCATGATTTTGGTGCTTCATATCCATCTACTTTAAATATGTGTAGAGCAGATGACATTGTTGCTGCTATGGACACATCAAGTCTCGATAAAAGAACTCAGCAGTTACTAAAGTTTGTCTTTCTCTTTGGGATACTCACATTCCAGGGTGTTCAAAATGCAAGCGCTACATCGAGTTTTATGGATAACTTGCAGTCCGATAACTTCTTTGGGGACCTTAGTGACATTAGCACAGGTTTCACTTCA GCATTCTTGTTGATCTTCTTTTCTGAACTTGGAGACAAAACCTTCTTTATTGCA GCATTGTTAGCTGCCAGAAATTCTGCGGCAATTGTTTTCACTGGCACTTTTGGTGCACTTGC GATCATGACTATTATATCTGTGATACTTGGAAGAACTTTTCACTATATTGACGGTGTCATTCCTTTCAG TTTTGGTGGAAGTGACTTGCCTATTGATGACATTGCTGCAGTCTGTCTCCTT GTGTATTTTGGGGTCACCACACTTATTGATGCTACCTCAAGCGACAGTCAGAAGGCTGAAGATGAACAGAAAGAG GCTGAGCTGGCAGTTTCTGATTTTTCTGGAAATGGAGCTGGTATCCTAGCTGCTGCTAGCACAATCGCTAGTACGTTTGTATTGGTTTTTGTTGCTGAATGGGGTGACAAATCATTCTTCTCAACAATAG CGCTTGCTGCAGCCTCGTCACCACTTGGAGTCATAGGTGGAGCTCTTGCTGGTCATGGAGTAGCAACCTTG CTTGCTGTTGCTGGGGGATCATTGCTGGGTACCTTCTTGTCCGAAAAA GTCATTTCATACGTTGGAGGTGTTCTTTTTCTGGTTTTTGCCGGTATAACATTGGTAGAGATAATTCAAG AGCGATGA
- the LOC130801783 gene encoding GDT1-like protein 1, chloroplastic isoform X5: protein MFYSIQLRRKIIRLFSYFFLLTSSNSLRFTIEERRPDENDNQLKAANMLKDVHDFGASYPSTLNMCRADDIVAAMDTSSLDKRTQQLLKFVFLFGILTFQGVQNASATSSFMDNLQSDNFFGDLSDISTGFTSAFLLIFFSELGDKTFFIAALLAARNSAAIVFTGTFGALAIMTIISVILGRTFHYIDGVIPFSFGGSDLPIDDIAAVCLLVYFGVTTLIDATSSDSQKAEDEQKEAELAVSDFSGNGAGILAAASTIASTFVLVFVAEWGDKSFFSTIALAAASSPLGVIGGALAGHGVATLLAVAGGSLLGTFLSEKVISYVGGVLFLVFAGITLVEIIQGSVVVTAGLLVTN, encoded by the exons ATGTTTTACAGCATCCAATTACGGAGGAAGATTATTCGATTATTCTCTTACTTCTTTCTCCTTACGTCGTCGAATTCCCTGCGCTTTACAATCGAG GAGCGCAGGCCTGATGAAAATGATAATCAGCTCAAAGCTGCAAACATGCTCAAGGATGTTCATGATTTTGGTGCTTCATATCCATCTACTTTAAATATGTGTAGAGCAGATGACATTGTTGCTGCTATGGACACATCAAGTCTCGATAAAAGAACTCAGCAGTTACTAAAGTTTGTCTTTCTCTTTGGGATACTCACATTCCAGGGTGTTCAAAATGCAAGCGCTACATCGAGTTTTATGGATAACTTGCAGTCCGATAACTTCTTTGGGGACCTTAGTGACATTAGCACAGGTTTCACTTCA GCATTCTTGTTGATCTTCTTTTCTGAACTTGGAGACAAAACCTTCTTTATTGCA GCATTGTTAGCTGCCAGAAATTCTGCGGCAATTGTTTTCACTGGCACTTTTGGTGCACTTGC GATCATGACTATTATATCTGTGATACTTGGAAGAACTTTTCACTATATTGACGGTGTCATTCCTTTCAG TTTTGGTGGAAGTGACTTGCCTATTGATGACATTGCTGCAGTCTGTCTCCTT GTGTATTTTGGGGTCACCACACTTATTGATGCTACCTCAAGCGACAGTCAGAAGGCTGAAGATGAACAGAAAGAG GCTGAGCTGGCAGTTTCTGATTTTTCTGGAAATGGAGCTGGTATCCTAGCTGCTGCTAGCACAATCGCTAGTACGTTTGTATTGGTTTTTGTTGCTGAATGGGGTGACAAATCATTCTTCTCAACAATAG CGCTTGCTGCAGCCTCGTCACCACTTGGAGTCATAGGTGGAGCTCTTGCTGGTCATGGAGTAGCAACCTTG CTTGCTGTTGCTGGGGGATCATTGCTGGGTACCTTCTTGTCCGAAAAA GTCATTTCATACGTTGGAGGTGTTCTTTTTCTGGTTTTTGCCGGTATAACATTGGTAGAGATAATTCAAG GTAGCGTAGTGGTTACTGCTGGTTTACTGGTTACTAATTAG
- the LOC130801783 gene encoding GDT1-like protein 1, chloroplastic isoform X1, whose protein sequence is MMLSTSPQTLFGCFTASNYGGRLFDYSLTSFSLRRRIPCALQSRALSKRYNSMREEDFRLFAQKVWEGSSKLERRPDENDNQLKAANMLKDVHDFGASYPSTLNMCRADDIVAAMDTSSLDKRTQQLLKFVFLFGILTFQGVQNASATSSFMDNLQSDNFFGDLSDISTGFTSAFLLIFFSELGDKTFFIAALLAARNSAAIVFTGTFGALAIMTIISVILGRTFHYIDGVIPFSFGGSDLPIDDIAAVCLLVYFGVTTLIDATSSDSQKAEDEQKEAELAVSDFSGNGAGILAAASTIASTFVLVFVAEWGDKSFFSTIALAAASSPLGVIGGALAGHGVATLLAVAGGSLLGTFLSEKVISYVGGVLFLVFAGITLVEIIQGSVVVTAGLLVTN, encoded by the exons ATGATGCTCTCGACATCTCCTCAAACGCTTTTTGGATGTTTTACAGCATCCAATTACGGAGGAAGATTATTCGATTATTCTCTTACTTCTTTCTCCTTACGTCGTCGAATTCCCTGCGCTTTACAATCGAG GGCACTAAGCAAGAGGTACAACTCTATGCGAGAAGAAGATTTTCGactttttgcacaaaaagtgtgGGAAGGGTCCAGTAAACTT GAGCGCAGGCCTGATGAAAATGATAATCAGCTCAAAGCTGCAAACATGCTCAAGGATGTTCATGATTTTGGTGCTTCATATCCATCTACTTTAAATATGTGTAGAGCAGATGACATTGTTGCTGCTATGGACACATCAAGTCTCGATAAAAGAACTCAGCAGTTACTAAAGTTTGTCTTTCTCTTTGGGATACTCACATTCCAGGGTGTTCAAAATGCAAGCGCTACATCGAGTTTTATGGATAACTTGCAGTCCGATAACTTCTTTGGGGACCTTAGTGACATTAGCACAGGTTTCACTTCA GCATTCTTGTTGATCTTCTTTTCTGAACTTGGAGACAAAACCTTCTTTATTGCA GCATTGTTAGCTGCCAGAAATTCTGCGGCAATTGTTTTCACTGGCACTTTTGGTGCACTTGC GATCATGACTATTATATCTGTGATACTTGGAAGAACTTTTCACTATATTGACGGTGTCATTCCTTTCAG TTTTGGTGGAAGTGACTTGCCTATTGATGACATTGCTGCAGTCTGTCTCCTT GTGTATTTTGGGGTCACCACACTTATTGATGCTACCTCAAGCGACAGTCAGAAGGCTGAAGATGAACAGAAAGAG GCTGAGCTGGCAGTTTCTGATTTTTCTGGAAATGGAGCTGGTATCCTAGCTGCTGCTAGCACAATCGCTAGTACGTTTGTATTGGTTTTTGTTGCTGAATGGGGTGACAAATCATTCTTCTCAACAATAG CGCTTGCTGCAGCCTCGTCACCACTTGGAGTCATAGGTGGAGCTCTTGCTGGTCATGGAGTAGCAACCTTG CTTGCTGTTGCTGGGGGATCATTGCTGGGTACCTTCTTGTCCGAAAAA GTCATTTCATACGTTGGAGGTGTTCTTTTTCTGGTTTTTGCCGGTATAACATTGGTAGAGATAATTCAAG GTAGCGTAGTGGTTACTGCTGGTTTACTGGTTACTAATTAG
- the LOC130801783 gene encoding GDT1-like protein 1, chloroplastic isoform X4: MMLSTSPQTLFGCFTASNYGGRLFDYSLTSFSLRRRIPCALQSRALSKRYNSMREEDFRLFAQKVWEGSSKLERRPDENDNQLKAANMLKDVHDFGASYPSTLNMCRADDIVAAMDTSSLDKRTQQLLKFVFLFGILTFQGVQNASATSSFMDNLQSDNFFGDLSDISTGFTSAFLLIFFSELGDKTFFIAALLAARNSAAIVFTGTFGALAIMTIISVILGRTFHYIDGVIPFSFGGSDLPIDDIAAVCLLVYFGVTTLIDATSSDSQKAEDEQKEAELAVSDFSGNGAGILAAASTIASTFVLVFVAEWGDKSFFSTIALAAASSPLGVIGGALAGHGVATLLAVAGGSLLGTFLSEKVISYVGGVLFLVFAGITLVEIIQG, encoded by the exons ATGATGCTCTCGACATCTCCTCAAACGCTTTTTGGATGTTTTACAGCATCCAATTACGGAGGAAGATTATTCGATTATTCTCTTACTTCTTTCTCCTTACGTCGTCGAATTCCCTGCGCTTTACAATCGAG GGCACTAAGCAAGAGGTACAACTCTATGCGAGAAGAAGATTTTCGactttttgcacaaaaagtgtgGGAAGGGTCCAGTAAACTT GAGCGCAGGCCTGATGAAAATGATAATCAGCTCAAAGCTGCAAACATGCTCAAGGATGTTCATGATTTTGGTGCTTCATATCCATCTACTTTAAATATGTGTAGAGCAGATGACATTGTTGCTGCTATGGACACATCAAGTCTCGATAAAAGAACTCAGCAGTTACTAAAGTTTGTCTTTCTCTTTGGGATACTCACATTCCAGGGTGTTCAAAATGCAAGCGCTACATCGAGTTTTATGGATAACTTGCAGTCCGATAACTTCTTTGGGGACCTTAGTGACATTAGCACAGGTTTCACTTCA GCATTCTTGTTGATCTTCTTTTCTGAACTTGGAGACAAAACCTTCTTTATTGCA GCATTGTTAGCTGCCAGAAATTCTGCGGCAATTGTTTTCACTGGCACTTTTGGTGCACTTGC GATCATGACTATTATATCTGTGATACTTGGAAGAACTTTTCACTATATTGACGGTGTCATTCCTTTCAG TTTTGGTGGAAGTGACTTGCCTATTGATGACATTGCTGCAGTCTGTCTCCTT GTGTATTTTGGGGTCACCACACTTATTGATGCTACCTCAAGCGACAGTCAGAAGGCTGAAGATGAACAGAAAGAG GCTGAGCTGGCAGTTTCTGATTTTTCTGGAAATGGAGCTGGTATCCTAGCTGCTGCTAGCACAATCGCTAGTACGTTTGTATTGGTTTTTGTTGCTGAATGGGGTGACAAATCATTCTTCTCAACAATAG CGCTTGCTGCAGCCTCGTCACCACTTGGAGTCATAGGTGGAGCTCTTGCTGGTCATGGAGTAGCAACCTTG CTTGCTGTTGCTGGGGGATCATTGCTGGGTACCTTCTTGTCCGAAAAA GTCATTTCATACGTTGGAGGTGTTCTTTTTCTGGTTTTTGCCGGTATAACATTGGTAGAGATAATTCAAGGTTAG
- the LOC130801784 gene encoding dirigent protein, with the protein MSQNFLTFSFLFFLLLSSPNHSYAQKHTKKHAKNPRIPCKTMVFYFHDVLYNGKNSKNATSAIVGAPAWANTTIIAGQSHFGDLIIFDDPITITNDFHSDPIGRAQGFYVYDKKDVFTAWLGFSFVFNSTQNKGSLNFAGADPLMNKTRDISIIGGTGDFFMARGIATLMTDAFEGDVYFRLRVDIKLFECW; encoded by the coding sequence ATGTCCCAAAATTTTCTcacattttcctttttgttcTTCTTACTCCTTTCATCACCAAATCACTCATATGCTCAAAAACACACCAAAAAGCACGCAAAAAACCCTAGAATCCCATGCAAGACCATGGTATTCTATTTCCATGACGTACTCTACAACGGCAAAAATTCGAAAAACGCGACTTCAGCCATTGTAGGAGCTCCTGCATGGGCTAACACAACCATTATAGCAGGGCAAAGTCATTTTGGAGATCTCATAATTTTCGACGATCCGATAACTATTACTAATGATTTTCATTCAGATCCTATTGGACGTGCACAAGGGTTTTACGTGTATGACAAGAAAGATGTATTTACTGCTTGGTTAGGGTTTTCTTTTGTGTTTAATTCTACTCAAAATAAAGGGTCTTTGAACTTTGCTGGGGCTGATCCTTTAATGAATAAAACTAGGGATATTTCTATTATTGGAGGAACTGGTGATTTTTTTATGGCTAGAGGTATTGCTACTTTGATGACTGATGCTTTTGAAGGCGATGTTTATTTTAGACTTCGTGTTGATATTAAGCTCTTTGAATGTTGGTAA
- the LOC130801706 gene encoding cation/H(+) antiporter 18-like — protein sequence MATNGTTCPKPMAATSTGVFQGENPLDFALPLVIVQIILVIVLTRTLAFLLKPLRQPRVIAEIIGGVLLGPSAFGRSKSFLQTIFPPKSLPVLDTLANLGLIFFLFLVGLELDPKALRRTGKKAMSIALAGICLPFAMGIGSSFVLQATISKGVSQAPFIVFMGVALSITAFPVLARILAELKLLTTDVGRMAMSAAAVNDVAAWILLALAIALSGTDTSPLISLWVFLCGAAFVGLCILVVPRVFKWMTRHCSDGEPVEEIYICATLAAVLAAGFVTDTIGIHALFGAFVLGILAPKDGPFAGALVEKVEDLVSGLLLPLYFASSGLKTNVATIQGAQSWGLLLLVILTACFGKVVGTVVVSRFCKVPLDESIALGVLMNSKGLVELIVLNIGKDRKVLNDQTFAIMVLMALVTTFMTTPIVMAVYKPAKKGRTYKIRTVQRKDPSSQLRIMACFHSGRNIPTMINLIEATRGIKKREGLAVYAMHLMELSERSSAIRMVHKARNNGLPFWNKTMQSDSDQVVVAFEAYGQLSHVQIRPMTAISHFSNMHEDICASAESKRAALIILPFHKHQKIDGSLETTRHEYRVINKKVLQNASCSVGILVDRGLGGSSQVSASNVDSTITVFFFGGPDDREALALGQRMSEHPGITLIVVHFKADPNMEGRELVAIDMNSPSPGDSKTTDKEIIDAITQKVTKDGSIKYEERVVKTSSETIQIVKEFSRCNMVLVGRSPEGMVAANFGLNVVTEFPELGPVGGFLISQEVSTNASVLVLHQYGGGLRPVSLEEEEASTDGTETD from the exons ATGGCTACCAATGGCACTACTTGTCCAAAGCCAATGGCGGCTACCTCCACCGGTGTTTTCCAAGGAGAGAACCCTCTTGATTTCGCCCTGCCTCTTGTCATCGTACAAATAATCCTGGTTATTGTTCTTACTCGTACCTTGGCCTTCTTGCTTAAACCTTTGAGGCAGCCTCGTGTGATCGCAGAGATTATT GGAGGGGTGCTACTAGGCCCATCTGCCTTTGGTCGTAGCAAGTCGTTCCTTCAGACAATATTCCCACCCAAGAGCCTTCCGGTATTGGACACACTAGCCAACCTTGGCCTCATATTCTTCCTGTTCTTAGTAGGTCTAGAATTGGATCCAAAAGCATTACGTCGGACAGGGAAGAAAGCAATGAGTATTGCTCTTGCAGGAATTTGTTTGCCATTTGCTATGGGAATCGGTTCATCTTTTGTTCTTCAGGCAACCATTTCAAAAGGTGTTAGCCAAGCTCCCTTCATTGTGTTCATGGGGGTTGCCCTCTCTATCACCGCTTTTCCTGTCCTAGCTCGTATCTTAGCAGAGCTCAAGCTTCTTACAACTGATGTGGGTCGTATGGCCATGTCAGCTGCTGCAGTTAATGATGTGGCGGCCTGGATTCTCCTCGCTCTAGCTATAGCGCTCTCCGGGACTGACACATCACCTTTGATTTCCTTGTGGGTGTTCCTGTGTGGTGCAGCTTTCGTTGGTTTGTGTATTCTGGTTGTCCCTCGTGTCTTTAAGTGGATGACTCGACATTGTTCTGACGGTGAGCCAGTGGAGGAAATTTACATTTGTGCTACTTTAGCTGCAGTTTTGGCAGCCGGGTTTGTGACCGATACTATTGGAATCCATGCCCTTTTTGGAGCATTTGTTCTTGGAATTTTAGCCCCAAAGGATGGGCCATTTGCCGGTGCCTTGGTAGAAAAGGTCGAGGATCTGGTGTCCGGCCTCCTTCTTCCTTTGTACTTCGCTTCTAGTGGCCTTAAAACAAACGTTGCCACCATTCAAGGGGCTCAGTCATGGGGGCTTCTACTTCTTGTTATACTAACTGCCTGTTTTGGCAAGGTTGTCGGAACTGTTGTAGTTTCTCGCTTCTGTAAAGTGCCTCTTGATGAGTCGATTGCTCTTGGGGTTCTAATGAACAGCAAAGGTTTAGTTGAGCTAATTGTCCTGAATATTGGTAAAGATCGAAag GTGCTAAATGATCAAACTTTTGCAATTATGGTTCTAATGGCCTTAGTCACCACATTTATGACAACGCCAATTGTTATGGCGGTGTATAAGCCAGCAAAGAAAGGGCGCACATATAAGATAAGGACAGTGCAAAGAAAAGATCCAAGCTCTCAACTTCGAATCATGGCTTGCTTCCATAGTGGAAGGAACATCCCCACAATGATCAACCTAATTGAGGCTACTCGGGGAATAAAGAAGCGAGAAGGGCTGGCAGTTTACGCAATGCATCTCATGGAACTCTCTGAAAGGTCTTCTGCAATTCGAATGGTCCATAAAGCTCGAAACAATGGACTTCCTTTTTGGAATAAGACGATGCAATCAGATTCAGACCAAGTTGTGGTGGCCTTTGAGGCGTATGGGCAGCTCAGTCATGTCCAAATCAGACCCATGACTGCAATATCTCATTTTTCTAACATGCATGAGGATATATGTGCTAGTGCTGAGAGCAAAAGGGCTGCTCTTATTATTCTCCCCTTCCACAAACACCAGAAGATCGACGGGTCATTAGAAACTACAAGGCACGAATACAGAGTCATCAACAAGAAAGTTCTACAAAATGCTTCTTGCTCGGTTGGTATTCTAGTAGACCGAGGGCTTGGTGGATCCTCACAAGTGTCAGCTAGCAATGTCGACTCTACCATCACCGTGTTTTTCTTTGGTGGGCCTGATGATCGTGAGGCATTGGCTCTTGGTCAACGGATGTCTGAACATCCGGGGATCACCCTAATTGTGGTTCATTTTAAAGCTGATCCAAACATGGAAGGAAGGGAACTTGTGGCTATTGATATGAATAGCCCTAGCCCCGGAGACTCAAAAACAACAGACAAGGAGATCATTGATGCTATTACCCAAAAGGTGACAAAGGACGGGTCAATTAAGTACGAGGAAAGAGTAGTGAAAACAAGTTCCGAAACTATTCAAATAGTTAAGGAATTTAGCCGTTGTAATATGGTTTTGGTTGGACGATCACCTGAAGGTATGGTAGCTGCTAATTTCGGTCTTAATGTAGTGACCGAGTTTCCTGAATTAGGACCAGTTGGCGGGTTTTTAATCTCTCAAGAGGTCTCAACAAATGCTTCGGTCTTAGTTCTTCATCAATACGGTGGTGGTTTAAGGCCAGTGTCACTAGAAGAGGAAGAGGCATCAACTGACGGGACTGAAACTGATTGA
- the LOC130801708 gene encoding uncharacterized protein LOC130801708 isoform X2: MASLSSCLSWLSSSQESDPTIGTPNPWFDFYNRLPPSPMTSVEMDPNWGRSITSKDEEMQVNERFNIRMRMWREGCSFSVVIQKALKKSRKN, translated from the exons ATGGCGTCACTAAGCTCTTGTCTTTCTTGGCTGTCATCATCACAAGAAAGTGATCCTACGATTGGAACTCCTAACCCATGGTTCGACTTCTACAATCGCCTACCTCCGTCTCCTATGACTTCTGTTGAAATGGATCCTAACTGGGGAAGAAGTATAACTTCTAAAGATGAAGAAATGCAGG TCAACGAAAGATTTAACATCCGCATGCGCATGTGGCGAGAGGGTTGCTCGTTTTCAGTTGTCATTCAAAAAGcgttgaagaaatcaaggaagaattga
- the LOC130801708 gene encoding uncharacterized protein LOC130801708 isoform X1, with product MASLSSCLSWLSSSQESDPTIGTPNPWFDFYNRLPPSPMTSVEMDPNWGRSITSKDEEMQGMFDLQLDVYIENLFPSSDEESMDDDDLVSDFDVQGPFSLNERFNIRMRMWREGCSFSVVIQKALKKSRKN from the exons ATGGCGTCACTAAGCTCTTGTCTTTCTTGGCTGTCATCATCACAAGAAAGTGATCCTACGATTGGAACTCCTAACCCATGGTTCGACTTCTACAATCGCCTACCTCCGTCTCCTATGACTTCTGTTGAAATGGATCCTAACTGGGGAAGAAGTATAACTTCTAAAGATGAAGAAATGCAGGGTATGTTTGATTTACAACTAGATGTATACATTGAGAACTTGTTTCCCTCCTCAGATGAAGAATcaatggatgatgatgatttggtgtCTGATTTTGATGTTCAAGGCCCATTTTCTC TCAACGAAAGATTTAACATCCGCATGCGCATGTGGCGAGAGGGTTGCTCGTTTTCAGTTGTCATTCAAAAAGcgttgaagaaatcaaggaagaattga